The Drosophila subobscura isolate 14011-0131.10 chromosome A, UCBerk_Dsub_1.0, whole genome shotgun sequence genome includes the window tgtgagtgaaacgacaatggagtgtgctgattaaccctttgattGCATTGGGCTTAAAGTTGCCCATCGcaagaaaaagagttgaagtttttatttttattttgattttaataatttactaATTGAGAGTAGTTTTCGTTCGTTTTAGTTTCTTAGTTCGTTTTCTTAGGTTCttaattcaaaaataaattgcaactTTCTTGctgcaaaaactaaaatatgTGCGAAAAAACACGCACTGAACTCTAATGGTAAAAAACAAAGCGAAGGCAGCGGACGAGCatccgacgagacctccttagatagtttcttcatggcgAGCGATAATCCAAAACATAAAGTCGTGGAAACCGTTCTGTCGGTGCACATTACGCTTTGAGCGAGTCTTCGACGCAgacccacagcagcagacgacTAAAACGTAGCAGaacgagatagagagagacagcgagcgAAGCACACACGCGAATATCAAGCACAAAGAGAAGCGCGCAACACGTGAAAACAGTGAAAGAGACGGAACACATCAGAaagacaaattgaatttaattcaaattaatcaaaaaacaaaatatcagAAGCAAGAAAGATGACAACTACATCCAGTAAGTGTGAAATCCATTGAATTCCTTCCATATCGCTATGCATTCATGTGTATGAAACCATTAATCTCACAGTTGATGGCTACAAGCTTGGAAAGGTTCTGATCGAGGGGAAGACCAAGCTGGTGTACGACCTGCCCGAGCATCCTGGACTTTGCCTGCTGTTGAGCAAGGATCGCATCACTGCCGGCGATGGTGTAAAAGCCCATGATTTGGCCGGCAAGGCGGAGATCTCGAATACCACCAACGGCCAGGTATTTCGGCTGCTCAACGAGGCTGGTGAGTTCCGTCCCCGTCCCCCCAATACCGCagctttgtgtattttgtgcaatttatgtGAAACTTTCAACATTCAATAGGTATACGCACGGCCTATGTGAAGCATTGCGGGGCTAAGGCCTTTATTAGCCGCAAATGCGAGATGATACCCATCGAGTGGGTAACCCGACGCCTGGCCACTGGATCGTTCCTCAAGCGCAATGTTGGCGTACCGGAGGGCTACAGGTTAGTGGCATTAATGCCGAGGTTATCGGCACCCCATCTATCTCAGTCGAAGCCGCCTATCAACCATCGTTGACGTttgacgctgctgccgcctgcggTAAACAAATTTAACTGCAATCGATGCACTGCATTGAGGTCAACGACTACGCCTGTCCCGATAAGCATCTGTTTGCCCAGCCATCCCCATTCCCCGCATCACGAATAGCATTGCAAAAGTCATCGAAAACCATTCCTAATGCAATTCGTTGCCAAGTTTCGTCAGGAGAATGTTAACTTcaaaattgaaagcaaagcaaagcattCCTCCCACTTCCTGAAAGTTAATCACGATCAACCTTTGTCTTGCTAGATTCTCACCACCCAAACAGGAGACATTCTTTAAGGACGACGCCAACCACGATCCCCAGTGGAGCGAGGAGCAAATAATCTCAGCTAAATTTGAGCTCAATGGCCTGTCAATTGGTAAGCAATCTGAAGCACAGCCGTAACTTATCATCATCCTTGAATTAACAGGCCAGGATGAGGTGGACATTATGCGCCGTACGACACTACTGGTTTTCGAGATACTGGAACGGGCCTGGCAGACGAAGAACTGTGCTCTGATCGACATGAAGGTGGAGTTTGGCATCGATGCCGATGGCAACATTGTGCTCGCCGACATTATAGACTCTGACTCGTGGCGACTGTGGCCAGCAGGCGACAAGCGCCTGATGGTGGACAAGCAGGTGTATCGCAATCTCACATCGGTCACGTCCAGTGACCTTGACACGGTGAAGCGTAACTTTATCTGGGTATCGGAGCAGCTGGCAGATATTGTGCCGCGCAAGGATCACCTGGTGGTGGTGCTTATGGGTAGTGCCTCGGACACATCGCACAGCGAGAAGATCGCCACCAGCTGCCGCTCCCTGGGCCTCAACGTGGAGCTGCGCGTTAGCTCTGCGCACAAGGGACCGGAGGAGACGCTTCGCATTGTCCGAGAGTACGAGTCGGTGATGAACAACCTTATCTTTGTGGCCGTGGCCGGACGCTCCAATGGTCTGGGACCTGTCGTATCGGGCAGCACCAACTATCCAGTGATCAACTGCCCGCCCGTCAAGTCCGACAATATGCAGGTTGATGTCTGGTCTAGCCTGAATCTGCCCTCGGGACTTGGCTGTGCCACCGTCCTCTATCCGGAGGCGGCGGCCCTTCATGCCGCCACCATTCTGGGTCTGGGCAACTTCATGATCTGGTCCAAGCTGCGCGTCAAGGGCCTCAATAACTTCATCACGCTCAAGAAGGCCGACAAGGAGCTGCGCGGTGTTCGCAGTGCCTAAGTGAGCGACAACATTTCAACAACATTTCCATTCCGTTTCTCcttcgttttgcattttttagaatctttttttttttttttgtatacccttttcTTACTTTTCTATTGATAGGCATAGCATGACTCGTCTTAGGGATACCCTGTGTAGTCGTAGGGTATCAagaattaataaaaacaaatcactaaacaataattatgttaactattcatttaatttaagtttaattaagaacatttttgagtttttatgGCTCTTTTTGGAATGCCCTGGATCCAGGAGTCCTTCCTGACTTTTTGAGTATCGAAGAAAGTTTTCCATAAGAGAAAGGACTCGTTTTCGTGGTCTCTGGCAGACCTGCATGCTGCCAGTAAATAATGTGCAAACAATTATAAACAGCACACAATTTGCTTAAAGTTTATTCAACATTGCAACTATTTTTGGTGTAAGCTGCTCTGTGGTGATGAGGCCAAATGGATCTACCCAAAGATATTGGGCTGTCGGAAGCGCACTTTCTTCACATTCAACTCTAATGCAGCGCAAAAAGCCTAACGGAAGGTCCCGAACAGGCAATCTGGATCCACATCGACTATCTCaacctgtacctgtacctggGCCTGCGACTGTACCgaaatgaaaagtttaatttaatatctaaaatcataaattttaCCCTTTACCCTTTCTCATGGCTTGCCTTTCGACTATCGACTagttatatgtacatgcatacatatattcgcCTGGGTTCTTGGATTTGTGGCTTTCTGCGTAATTATCGATGGCAGCGCAACGAAAAATCAACACAACAATTGTGTAAATTGAATTCAGATGGATAAATCCTAGAAGAGTGTAGAATTCAGAGCTGTTTGCACTCTTGAAATTCTCTTTTAGAGCAATAAAACAAACGGCCAGTTCAAAGGTTATAAATATTACACGTATGTACACAATACATCAATGTTTATATACGAAAAgtatatagaatatatataaaatattattatcaGTATAGTACAGTGCGCTTAGGCTAGACGAAAAAGAgtaggaggagaaggaggaggaggagcaatgAGGCTGACAAAGACGACACAGAGGGGACGATGTGTGTAAGCTGTTGGTTGGTTCTTCGATCAATCAATTCGAGATGAGTATGTTTGGCTCGATGGAGTGCAGGACATTGAATCCCTTGTGTAGGATGCAAGTGCGTTGCACGCCGCAGGCCACCAGAAAGTTTGAGAACTGTAAAATGGAAACGATAACGAATACGGAAACGGAAAAGAGTTTTTGTTGCGTGTTGCGTGTTGCGTGTTGCTCACCTCCACTGCATTCTGATGAATGTTGctcacacaaacaacaatccGCCCGCGTAGCTGCGCCTCCAGTTGTGGAACATTTAGCGCCTCCAAACGCTGCTCGCCCAGCTGTACCGTGGCAAACGGTATGTTGATACTATGCGGCACATGCACATGTCCGTAGTCCACCACGCTCCGCAGATCGATGAGTGCCAGATCGGAGGGGGAATGAAGCAGCAAGTGCTGCACATCTTTGGCACTGATGCGCGGACACTGCTCAACCTGCAGATGCTTCAGCTCCACATCAGTTACTCCAATATCctgcaaatgaaaagaaagatTCGGTCAGACGTTGACGTGGTtgtaaatcaaagcaaaaaaaaaacaaaccagaGACTGGGGCGGCTGGGAATGCAAGGCGTGCTGGCGGTGCGTTATGCTCTTTGGTGTCGCCTCGTACATCTTCTGGGACTCGATCACACAGGCCTCCATCACGATATCGGGCAGATCGGAGAAGAGCAGTATGCACTCGTTGAAGCCCGAATCGAGCAGCGTGCTCCTTAGCTGGCGCAGAATGGCGATGCCGATGAACAGCGGATACGAGCTATCGCCCAGCATAAGTTTGTCCCACAAATGAAGGATCTTGTGCAGCGGAAACACATCTACAAAAAGGAAGATTCAGCAAAGAGAGATGGGGAGACTGAGGGCAGCTCACGAGAGAACATGGTGAGAAACCAGGGAATGGCAAAGAGCTCCGGAATGAAACTGATGCTGGACAAATGCTGGGCAAGGAGCGGCTCATGGAAGGCTGTTAGCTGCGAGAACTTGCTGAGATACTCCTTGATGATGGCCGAATTATCCTTGAGGAAGAACCAGTGCAAGTATTTCGGTATGAAGCGGAAAAGACTCAAAAATGCCAACTCTGTAAGGGATAACTCTGATCACACGACATCTTGGGTAGCAGATCCTTGGGGATGGCAGATCCAACACTCACCCTCATTGTTGAAGTTCAGATAGAGAAAGGGCGCCGTGAGCGAGTCCAGGCCCTGCCAGTAGACATACTGTGGATGGGCCGTCACCCAGGCCTTGAGCAGTCGTCGCAGCTTCCGGTGGCCGTCGGGCGATGACAAGAGCTCGTCGTACTGATGGCATCGGGGTATGTCCACCTCGATCTGCCTGTCCGTGGACGTCGGCGTGAATTTGTCAATCTTCCCGTAGCCGCTGTTGGGCACCACCTCCAGCAGTGCCGCCCAGACGGCACCACGCAGCAGCGGCGGAATATCGATGGCCGCCTCACGCTGCAACAGCTCGGCCGTGTACGGATAGGCTTGCAGCAGGCGTGCAAATAGGCGAACGCGATGGAACTGGTACTCAATGTCGCGCTCTCGTATCACCAGCGGCAGTTGTTGCAGCTCAAGGACGAACCGCTGATGCTGGGAGGAGAAGCGTGGCGAGTGGAGCAGCGGGAAGTAGACACAGGCCGGAAGCTGGCTGAGACGCTGCAGCAGGGCGTGCAGCTTGAGCGGCACCACTCGGTCGTCCATAAGGTGCGACTGGCTGCGAGTCGGACAGACGCTGGCACCGTTCAAACGCACAATCTGCGGCAGGCCCAGAATGGGCGCCTCGCTGCGGATGAGGCCCTCCTTTTTGAGCTCCGCCTGGACATCGCCACCGGCCAGCTGCCACAGGTGATAGATTTGCGACAGCGgacaccgcagcagcagcggcagaggcggaAGATGGgactccagctgctgcttagACTCAGCTTCTTGTGCcttctcccgctcccgctcccgatCTGCCTGCAGGATGTCCGCGAAGCATTTGTGGGCAAGCAGCTCCCTGGGCAGTGGCCGCTGGCCGGGACTGGCATGGAGACAtttctccagcagctgccgcagctctGCGTCCATGTTCTGGTAGGCCTCGAAGCACTGATGCTCGCGGGCGATCTTCTCCAGCACATTGTTGCTCCTGGCGAAGGCGAGTATTTTGCGGACTACATTGGAGATCTTTAGCTTTGGCCAGAGCTGCAgatccagcaccagctccaccaCCAGCATGGCCAGCGCCCATACATCGCTCTTGACATTGCCATTGAGTCCAAGCAGTCGTTCGGGTGCCATGTAGCGGATGTTGCCCACGGGAAAGGGCACATAGGCACCGCCCTTGGTCATGAAATAGAGGCCGTAGTTGAAGAGCTTCAGCCTTCCATCCGGTGCGATGAGAATGTTCTTTGGCTCCAGATTGTGGGCCACCAGATAGTGCTGGCTGAGGACATTGATGCCGCAGGCCACTTGGTAAAAGATGCGCAAGATTTGTGCGAGACTGAGCGGGGGATGTCGCTTCACATGCTCCTCCAGGGAGCAGCCCACATACTCCGATACGACAATGGTGCGTTCTGAAAAGAATCTCCATGTCAGTCTAGAGATAAACACAAGGTTGTTCGGGCGGTTTGCCTGTTACCATGCTTGCCGCGAATGACGTCCAGATACTGGCACAGGTGCTCATCTTGAACCTCTTTCAGCCGCTGGGCACGCCCCAGAATCGCTATCGAATTGGGGGTGAGCGGCAGGCCATTGCTGCCGCAGACATCGCCCGGATGCAGTTTCGCAAAGAAGGTGACGGCGCACAGGCGTGTCTCGGGTTTGATGGCCATTGATGAGGGGGTGGGCTGATGGATGGCTGACAGCAACCGagttccttccttccttccttccgctctcgctgttctctctcttgcggTGTTGGTGGGCTCAATTTCAAGCCTGCATCGGCAGCAACAATTATTTGGAAACAGAGTCCGGTCCGCAAAGCGAACAGCTGTTGGCGTTGCCACCCCGGACATACGCCCCCTGCTTTCGCAATAACTTGGGAAGCCGCCAATTGTGTTAACATTTCAAAAGTCGTATGGAAAATCAATGGGAGTAAACCAATCAATATCAACATTTGCGTAATAATAGTATATTACAGAAATAATCAAAATCCACACCAATATCCGCAAACAATCAAATTTGTACAAATCTGGCATGGAGTTTGCGTGCCAATGGTTTCCACCCATCTGGCCACTATGCACAGCTGTGGACACTGTCCAGCACTGCATTTAGTTTGCTGTTAtagttgtgttgttgttgttgcgctgATCCACTTGCGAATTAACTTTTATTGCGCACtcgaaattgttttcatttgtttgcacCGAACATGACGCTCTCCAGTTATAAATTCTGACCAGTTAGGCTGCGTCGGTTGTCAGTAACGCCGAACAGGCTAGCGTTTACCATCATAGGCCGCGCCCCCTTTTGAGTCTGTCATTGCAATTTGCACTGATAACATTTGACTACGGCTCAGATTTGACCCAGAAAAAATGTCGCTGCTGGTGGAGTACACAGATCCGGAGTGGCGCGGTCTTAACATGCGCGCCCTTGGCGTCGACCAGGCCTACATGTACCTGCGGTCGGAGTATGCTGAGCACAGTTTTCTCTATACGCTTTCCGACGAATGCTATACGGTAATATGCGAGTAATTTGATTCGGTTTCACTCTTGAATCGATGACTATTAATGAAATCGAAATCTTCTCGATCTCTACCCCTCCCCACTCCGACAAAACGTAACAGTGCCCCTACACCAAAGTGAAAGCTCTGCCCGCCGCTGGCAGTGGacagcagctggcagtggaACCGTTACAGCTGAGCACGGCGTACGCTTTGAATTTCAAAATCTTTCAACACGATCAGGGTCGCTATGCATACGAGAATGTGTGagtacaccacacacatacatatgtagatgtgtgttcttttttttagcatATGTTGGTTTCCCCCGTTAACCAGTCGTTGCGTAATGCTATTGCTATAGCTTATTGGTAAGCAGCTAAGTAGCTAGTCCAGCGCTGGCATGGGTTGACTGCCTACTGGTAGGCAGCCAAGTAGCTAGTGCCACTCTGCGTGGGCGTTAAtcaaaattaatcaattgtGTGCATACTTGTGGCACTTGACGCGATTGCCAAAGCGTTATCaaaccatttaaaaaaaattccCTGCCACTCCACATACTGCCATAGCTCTTCCCTCTGCTGGCTGCGCCGCACCGATCTGCAGGAGTTCGGAGTCTACAATTTGACGCTCCTGGCCAATGGTAGCTGCGACTTTGCCGTGGACAAGCCTGGCGTGCCCATCAACTATGGTGAGTGTGTACCCCTGGGCCACCGATCGTAAAATGTAAGCTGTGGTCTCTTTTGCAGCATTCCTCTCCGTGTTCGTGCTGGTGGCCGCCGTGCTAATCCTCCTGAAGCTGGGAAGCTGCGCCTGGCGTTGCTATCGCTACGATgaggctgctgccgcagcggaCAGCATTGGGGCCGCTGCCGCAAAGGCAACGCAACGCAAGCGGATGCGAAGTCTGGACACGTTCCGCGGGTAGGTTTCGGAGCCGCCATGGAGCACGAAATATTTACTCATTCTGCTTGGCTGTCCTTGCACAGGCTTTCCATTGTTTTGATGATATTCGTGAATAGCGGGGGCGGTGGGTATGCGTGGATCGAGCATGCCGCTTGGAACGGACTGCATCTCGCCGATCTGGTCTTTCCCTCCTTCCTGTGGATCATGGGCGTCTGCATACCCCTCTCGGTCAAGGCGCAACTATCGCGCGGCAACAGCAAGGCTCGCATTTGTTTGCGCATCCTGTGGCGCTCCATCAAACTCTTTGCCATCGGCCTTTGCCTCAACTCGATGAGCGGTCCctcgctggagcagctgcgtcTGATGGGTGTGCTGCAGCGTTTCGGGGTTGCCTTCCTTATTGTCGGCATCCTGCACACCCTCTGCAGCCGTCGGGAGCAGGTGCTGCCGCAGAGTGCCTGGCATCGTGCCATCTACGATGTCTGTCTATTCAGCGGGGAGCTGGCCGTACTGCTGGCCCTGATCGCCGCCTATCTCGGCATGACCTTCGGCCTGCCTGTGCCCGGCTGTCCGCGCGGCTATTTGGGGCCCGGCGGCAAGCACGACCTGGCTGCCCATCCGAACTGCATTGGCGGTGCCGCTGGCTATGTGGACCAGCAGGTCCTGGGCAATGCACACATCTATCAGCATCCCACGGCCAAGTATGTCTACGATTCCAGTGCCTTCGATCCCGAGGGAGTCTTTGGTAAGTCTTTGGTCTCCAATCGCTTCAGAACTTCCTTCAGTAATTCCATCTGTACCCACGCAGGCTGCCTGCTTAGCATTGTTCAGGTACTTTTGGGCGCCTTTGCCGGTCTCACGCTCCTTGTCCATCCCACCTGGCAGAGCCGCATCAGACGCTGGCTGCTCCTCTCAATTCTCCTGGGACTCATGGGCGGTGTCCTGTGCGGCTTCTCCCGTGAGGGTGGCGTGATACCCGTGAATAAGAACCTCTGGTCACTCTCCTTTGTGTTTGTTACCGTCAgcgtggcgctgctgctgcttgtgctgctctACTACATCATCGATGTGCGCGATGGCTGGTGGTCGGGCTGGCCCTTCTCCGAATGCGGCATGAATGCCATCATCATGTACGTGGGCCATTCAGTACTGCACAAAATGTTACCCTGGCACTGGCGTCTCGGGGCCATGAACACCcactttgtgctgctgctcgaatGCACGTGGAACACGCTCCTGTGGGTGGGCATTGCCCTCTACCTGGACGCTCATGAATTTTACTACAGTTTGTAAGAAACATTCGATTTTATAGCTCAATCTTGTCCCACTTTGTACAATAAATGTAAAACTGTTATGTTTTTTATGTCAATCTGCAAGAGTGTAGGCAAGTTTGGGCTTCGATTTGCGGACGAGTGTTTCTGCCAGTTCACAGCAGGGCCAGAAAGAGATGGCactctttgtttgttgtgtttttgcacACTGACAAACTGTTGGTCCTGGAAACAGAGTAAATATGGTGCTGGACTCCATTCTATTACTTAAATTCCCTTGGTCTTGTTCACTGTTTATACTTTCGAGTTAAATTCGTGACATTTTCTCAAGTGTAATggagcagggctcggcacgcaTGGTTCGCGTTTCGTTTCTTCGTTTGTTTGCGAAGACAGCACGCAATACGGAACACTGCAATACATTGGCATTAGCTGCAATGCTTGGGAGTATCAATTTTCTCGTTGGCTGTATGTGGAAATcgtaaaataaatgcaaaaactgtgttgtggttttattttggaaatgttttgtaattttatttcttatgcttagaaaacataaattttgcCACTTTTAACGCTCTATTattctccttttcttttcttttgtttttgtatttcgtTATTTCGAGGCTCATTCCTAAGGCTACATTTGTGAGTGGGGGGTGAGGGGTGTGATTGCTTTCTCTCTCGATTGAGGATCGGGGATCCCTTTTcatctctctctatatatctatctctctcgaCTACATACTACTAGGGCACTGCACTACTACATACACATCAGAACTACTAAGAATATATGTCTAcatctaaatatatttatatctatatTAAATGCTTTACGTCTTCTCCAAAAAATGATTGCAGCAGGGAAACAAACATGAGAAACACGTTTTTCTCCAAGGTACGCCACTGTCCAAAACGGGACAGCAAACACCTACGGCCTACATAACGGTATTCAGCCTGCACCTGGCTTTGGAGGAGCAAGCGAGATGACTACATTGCGCTGTGTAGTACAGGCGAGGCGGCTCCGTATCAAATAAGACAAAAAATTGTTaggaaaaaatacaaaatctGAGAGAGGTCCTAAAATCTTATTTACTTAAACTAAATACTAATTTAAggtttttgcatatatttccAGGGTGTGAGGGGCTGGCCGATTAGCTGAGTATTCTCTACAATTAGTTTGCCATCGTAAAAAGTTGATAAATCATATTTAAAacaatgtaaaaaaaaaccctatTCAGCATCCATTCATCGTTGTTCATCTGCATGAAAATATGTCATGGATGCTTCCTCAAAGCCCCACCGAATGCGGCATATGTACAAATGATGTGCTGTGGCGTCTCT containing:
- the LOC117903638 gene encoding TBC domain-containing protein kinase-like protein — its product is MAIKPETRLCAVTFFAKLHPGDVCGSNGLPLTPNSIAILGRAQRLKEVQDEHLCQYLDVIRGKHERTIVVSEYVGCSLEEHVKRHPPLSLAQILRIFYQVACGINVLSQHYLVAHNLEPKNILIAPDGRLKLFNYGLYFMTKGGAYVPFPVGNIRYMAPERLLGLNGNVKSDVWALAMLVVELVLDLQLWPKLKISNVVRKILAFARSNNVLEKIAREHQCFEAYQNMDAELRQLLEKCLHASPGQRPLPRELLAHKCFADILQADREREREKAQEAESKQQLESHLPPLPLLLRCPLSQIYHLWQLAGGDVQAELKKEGLIRSEAPILGLPQIVRLNGASVCPTRSQSHLMDDRVVPLKLHALLQRLSQLPACVYFPLLHSPRFSSQHQRFVLELQQLPLVIRERDIEYQFHRVRLFARLLQAYPYTAELLQREAAIDIPPLLRGAVWAALLEVVPNSGYGKIDKFTPTSTDRQIEVDIPRCHQYDELLSSPDGHRKLRRLLKAWVTAHPQYVYWQGLDSLTAPFLYLNFNNEELAFLSLFRFIPKYLHWFFLKDNSAIIKEYLSKFSQLTAFHEPLLAQHLSSISFIPELFAIPWFLTMFSHVFPLHKILHLWDKLMLGDSSYPLFIGIAILRQLRSTLLDSGFNECILLFSDLPDIVMEACVIESQKMYEATPKSITHRQHALHSQPPQSLDIGVTDVELKHLQVEQCPRISAKDVQHLLLHSPSDLALIDLRSVVDYGHVHVPHSINIPFATVQLGEQRLEALNVPQLEAQLRGRIVVCVSNIHQNAVEFSNFLVACGVQRTCILHKGFNVLHSIEPNILISN
- the LOC117894226 gene encoding multifunctional protein ADE2; amino-acid sequence: MTTTSIDGYKLGKVLIEGKTKLVYDLPEHPGLCLLLSKDRITAGDGVKAHDLAGKAEISNTTNGQVFRLLNEAGIRTAYVKHCGAKAFISRKCEMIPIEWVTRRLATGSFLKRNVGVPEGYRFSPPKQETFFKDDANHDPQWSEEQIISAKFELNGLSIGQDEVDIMRRTTLLVFEILERAWQTKNCALIDMKVEFGIDADGNIVLADIIDSDSWRLWPAGDKRLMVDKQVYRNLTSVTSSDLDTVKRNFIWVSEQLADIVPRKDHLVVVLMGSASDTSHSEKIATSCRSLGLNVELRVSSAHKGPEETLRIVREYESVMNNLIFVAVAGRSNGLGPVVSGSTNYPVINCPPVKSDNMQVDVWSSLNLPSGLGCATVLYPEAAALHAATILGLGNFMIWSKLRVKGLNNFITLKKADKELRGVRSA
- the LOC117903819 gene encoding heparan-alpha-glucosaminide N-acetyltransferase; protein product: MSLLVEYTDPEWRGLNMRALGVDQAYMYLRSEYAEHSFLYTLSDECYTCPYTKVKALPAAGSGQQLAVEPLQLSTAYALNFKIFQHDQGRYAYENVSSLCWLRRTDLQEFGVYNLTLLANGSCDFAVDKPGVPINYAFLSVFVLVAAVLILLKLGSCAWRCYRYDEAAAAADSIGAAAAKATQRKRMRSLDTFRGLSIVLMIFVNSGGGGYAWIEHAAWNGLHLADLVFPSFLWIMGVCIPLSVKAQLSRGNSKARICLRILWRSIKLFAIGLCLNSMSGPSLEQLRLMGVLQRFGVAFLIVGILHTLCSRREQVLPQSAWHRAIYDVCLFSGELAVLLALIAAYLGMTFGLPVPGCPRGYLGPGGKHDLAAHPNCIGGAAGYVDQQVLGNAHIYQHPTAKYVYDSSAFDPEGVFGCLLSIVQVLLGAFAGLTLLVHPTWQSRIRRWLLLSILLGLMGGVLCGFSREGGVIPVNKNLWSLSFVFVTVSVALLLLVLLYYIIDVRDGWWSGWPFSECGMNAIIMYVGHSVLHKMLPWHWRLGAMNTHFVLLLECTWNTLLWVGIALYLDAHEFYYSL